The genomic DNA TAGAAAGAATTAATAAAATGACAGTAGACTAGATACCAATTATAGTTTGGTAACATTCTGAACTTTATTAACAAAATGCTAACTTAAATAGCAGTAAAGTTTTTATTGAAAACAAACTAATAGAACATTGAATCTTCAATAAATAGTTACTTCAATATTCCAAGATTGTTTACTAAAACATATGCACAATAAATATTCAGATGGCAGAAACAAGTAACAAACAAATGCAAAAATGGATACTAAATTCAATTTCTTCCTTGGCAACATCATTGCCTAAACTAAGGGAAACAGAATAACACGCGATTCATCCTAGTTTATGCTTAGAAGACCAATGCAATGATAATGGAGAAAAAAACAGAAAAAAGCTTGCTTTTTTGACAGGAAGGCTCATTTGATTAGCTGTGTTTGTACAAGGGCTACCAGCATGCACCATTTAAAGGAGTGATCTACTGGGGGAATGAGAAAAATTATGTAAAGATACAGGATGAAAATACTGGATGGTGCTGCTTATAAGACAAACCCTAATCCAAGGGAATTGATTACTGGCAACCAaataagatacttcgatctgagTATCTGCTATTACAATTTCACATTATTTTAACATGTTAATAGGCTTTCAAGCTGCTATGTGAACATGGATGTCGTACCTGATATCATCAGGAAGTGCATTTTTAATCAAGAAATCTTTAATTAGGCTCTACACCAAACAATATATTGTGTCACTTTTAACCACGAGTTCAAGTGTTTCAGAGGATTGGTTCATTTGTTTACATGGTTAAACATGTCAGAATCATTTGCAGAACTATGAACCTAGTTTCAAGGAATAATTATAATCAAGACCCACAAAAGTAAGGTCAGTTGCTTTTGTCAACAAGATCATCAAATTCTTTGGAACAACCTTTTAGCTTGCACAACACATAGATTCCctctaaaaatatatttaaaaagaaaagctacCACATGCGTGGAATTCTTCTGTAATAAAGTAAATGATTTGGCATCATTCTTAGGTTAAGATAAATCTAGCTTTGGATAAAGTATATGACTTTgcattaggaaaaaaaaaaaagagagagaggttCTGATTAAGTTTTGCTTGAGGAGAAAAGCTAGAGAGCCATCCAGAACAAAAGCAGTTTATGTGAATAACTAAGAATACTTTTTGCCCATTTGCTATCAAGCCTCattataaaaaaacataaatcttCCATACAATACCTATATTGGGGAGTAATACTCATAGGATTCATCCGTTATTCACGGGGGACTTTTTTTAGCCCATTTCTATTAAATCACCCTAAGCCCTTTATGTAGTTTTAATAAAAAAGTGTATCTGACAAAATAAAGTAACCCATAACAAAAATACAAATTCATTGATAACTAACAAGCTTTCTGAATAACCTTAGTCTAGTGCTAAAACTGAGAAAAAACACATAGGAAACTTGGAGCACGCATTCATCTAAAGAAAATAAGTTGGAAACAACTAGTTCCATAGGCAAAATAAAGTTGCAGAACAAATATTTCACCTGAAAATACATGATGAACAGAATGTCCAATCCGATTCACTGTTAGCATTTCACAAGTCCATCATATATAAATTCTTCATTGAGACACTACATATATTAATCAGACAAGCATATACACAAATTTGGTTTCGGTTTGAAAGGCATTATTTCAAGTAGTAGATGTAACCATCTAAGTTTGATAGGAATCCCATTTAACATTAAATGTGCCTATCGATTGAGAAACTCTAATCAACAAAATCAATAGTGAACAAATAGTTACACGAAACAGAGGAAGCAGCATACCATGTCCGCCCTCGCCGTTGTAGTCCATCAGCTTTGGATCCTAGCTTCACGCATGCCATCTCGAAAATTACCAAGAAATCTGAGTCCAGAATCCCTCCTGGAAGTCTTACTTGTTGCTTAAACAGATAAATTTGCTAAATTATCTTTCATCGCTCCCATCTTCACTAAATTCTTCGCATCAAGTTCATATTCATCCACCAAACTACAGATTATTTTTCTCAACCGAGAGTATATCTAGGGCTACGCATCAAAAGCCAACCCAAAAAGAAAGACTATAATCTCAAAGAGCCACACGAAGTTGCACATTTCAGGCGTAGCCGactagaacaaaaaaaaaaaaggaagaagaaacccTAACCAAATCCACCACAAACTAACACGCTACTCTTCCAGCTTAATCCCAAGCAAAATAAACAATAAACAACCCAAACCAAAAGACAACCCTCCTCGAATCAGCAGCAAACGCAGAAAGAAACGGGTGCTCAAAGATCACCTGCCTTATCGCAACTTTGACCAAGTCGAAGCAAACTCAACCAAAAAGCATCAGGCAAATCAATAGGAAAAAAAAAGGCGAAAACTTTCCTAGATTTTCATCTGCAAACCCCACGACCCGCGAATTGCCCAATTGGAAAACCGCAAGTTAAGCAAGTTAAGCGATCAGCTCCATGAATAATCTAACAATATCCACTTCAATCTCACGTCCAACCAAGACATGAACCAGAACCAGAACCAGACCAGATGAAAGAGGAACTAGAAGGCCCTTCTGCTACTCATCCACCAAAGTCCAGTAGAGAACAGGTTCCATTCTGTCCGTTTGCACTCGAATTCTTGGAACACGCTCCAAGTGAAATACTTTAGAGGGATTTGCAGGCGCCGGACGGTGGCGGGGCGAGGAAGGAGACAAACGGCTGAGGAAAGGTAAAGGCTTCGGTGGGAAGAAAAGGACAAAGTAGGCCACCTTCTTCCGTTCGCCTCCGgaggaaataaataaatacagagtgCTTTTCAAATCGCCCCAAGGTTTAGcaacttttttaaaaataccactacgtttttataaattaaaatatctctaattTTAGATAACGATCTAGAAAAGGAAAATAGTTATTTTAATAGTAATATAGAGAAATTAAAAAGACTTTTAGTATTCATAAGATCTCAacatatatttttagaaattagTGAATTTAAAAGGTATTTTAATAATCATCCTAAAATAATAACTGAATGAAATCGGAAAAAATAGATAGAATAAATGCAACCTTAAAACTGTAATGAATgcacattaaaaaataataataaatgggAAATGGAAGGTGAATGGAACCTTGCGATATAAATATTGCActgtaattattatttaaaaatataaatttaatattaccaATTCAGTTGATTCATGATCAATTCGATTGACTTGGTGAAAGCCGATTAGTTTGGGGCTAGTTAAGTTAGGTTGATTGgactttaaaaaaatctttctttttcctGATCGGTAATTATTGTTGGCTCAAGATTTTGGTAGAACTGCAAACTGGTCAACCTCCCTGCCCCACGCCGAATATGGTGGACCTAAACAGAACAGTGGTAGTGGTCCTCCACAAAGTGGGCAACAGGCATACCTTCTGTTCAAAGCTTCCTCCAATCACTCAGACAGACGCAGCTTTTCTTTTCccatttttatttcaatttcgGTGGGTGCATGATCGCCTGTCTCTCCCTTTGAAGACCGCCCCTGCAAAAACTTGATTTCTCTGGTTCTTGTTCAGCATACTTCAGAACAAAGAACAGTATTGAAATAGCATTACGAATCCAAACGACCATACATCTGGTTCTTATTTAACAATCCACACTGCGTGTGTCCGATTTATTCAAATACAAAGCATCCGCATTGCGGTTTACTACATACGGGAGATGAGCAAAGGGACTGAGATGGAAGCGGCTTCTTCCCCCATAGCTGGGTGGAACATCTCTAGAGTGTCTGGATTTCCATATTTTTCGAGCACACGCATCCGGCACTCTTCGGCCGCTATCAACCCGGTGGAGAAAGCACCGTGCACGGTGCCTGTATACTTGATGCTTGTAGCTTCTCCGGCGAAGAAGAGGTTGTCCACAGGGATGCGCAGCCTCTCGAAGTATTCGCGAGGTTTGCCAACTGCGTCGTAGCTATAAGAACCGAGCGAGTTCTCATCCGACCCCCAGTGAGACACGAGATATTGGATCTGAAACCAAGTGAGAAAGAAACTGTTTAAATTGAGACATTTTCCAGGCGATTATTAATTTCTTAAATATTTCCTTTCGAGTTGCAATCTTCTCTAGTTGAGATTCATACCTCCATAAACTAAACAATGAACCTATatatcatgttacaacatgaaaAACGTATGATTAATTCAGCCAAAGAACAAGAATTGCACAAACTGCACACAAAATTTGATACTGCCAAAACTGAGTATAAGATACATATCGCGAAAACATTGAGGTTTTATATATTGAAACATTTGAGAAACAATATAATGGCAAATAACAATAAGGAAGAACCATGAAACTAGAGAGCAATGCATACCGGTTCATTTGCATCTGGAAGGATCCTTTTTAACTGACTAAAAGCAAACTTAGCAGCATTTTCATCGGACATTTTCTCAATATCATAAGCAAGGCAGCCTGCAGGCATGTAAACGAGAACAGGGTGTCCGGTTGCCTTGTGAAGATTAAGAAAATAACTGCAACCGTATGTATTGGCTGAGACAAGTCCAAGAAATTCCACGTTTGGCCAGAAAACCTTGTCAAAGTGAAGAGCAATTTTGTTCTCTGTCCCAACTCCAATTCCATCTATTGCTTCTTCTTTCCAATCTGGAAGTCTTGGTTCAAAGTTGATGGTTTTGGCTTTGAGAACCCCCAGGGGGACAGTTACAATAGCAGCATCGACAGAAAATGATTTGCCATTGTTGACCTTTACCTCTACTCCCTTTGT from Zingiber officinale cultivar Zhangliang chromosome 4A, Zo_v1.1, whole genome shotgun sequence includes the following:
- the LOC121969490 gene encoding polyamine oxidase 3-like isoform X3, which translates into the protein MHLSRYFEVVLLESRDRIGGRVYTDHSFGFPVDMGAAWLHGVGKENPLAPWIGRLGLPIYQTSGDNSVLFDHDLESYALFEDDGRQVPQDLVQKVGQVFEKILEEANKLRHETDEDISIARAIKIVMERHSDLRQEGLANNVLQWYLCRMEGWFATDADNISLKNWDQEVLLPGGHGLMVRGYRPIINTLSKGLDIRLNHRVTKITWGTKGVEVKVNNGKSFSVDAAIVTVPLGVLKAKTINFEPRLPDWKEEAIDGIGVGTENKIALHFDKVFWPNVEFLGLVSANTYGCSYFLNLHKATGHPVLVYMPAGCLAYDIEKMSDENAAKFAFSQLKRILPDANEPIQYLVSHWGSDENSLGSYSYDAVGKPREYFERLRIPVDNLFFAGEATSIKYTGTVHGAFSTGLIAAEECRMRVLEKYGNPDTLEMFHPAMGEEAASISVPLLISRM